The following proteins are co-located in the Camelina sativa cultivar DH55 chromosome 12, Cs, whole genome shotgun sequence genome:
- the LOC104731569 gene encoding F-box/kelch-repeat protein At4g19865-like isoform X2 yields the protein MNLQVEPPEMKINNSSPPSFSLLPDEIVVNCLARISRSYYPTLSGVSKSFRSILSSTELYAARSHLGNTEQCLYVGLRDLESSQWFTLSVNPNGTLPDSIVKTRRKKKKKKTTEQLLVPITSSNLPSRSGSTVVGSELYIIGGLVDKGPSSAVRVLNCGSHTWRDAPSMNVARRNASTYVYNGKIYVMGGCQGLEDESWAEVFDTKTQVWERLPDPGSEIRKCFIYKIAEIQGKINFGNYEEMYAYDTKLCKWESCVRDKFATVLRLDCIIENVSYSFGSNYRFGFGDFFLHRAFQWFDEKEGSWRKMKGLKSLVRKYLTNGGSSGRFGGR from the exons ATGAACCTACAAGTGGAACCACCAGAGATGAAGATTAATAACTCGTCGCCACCGTCGTTTTCTCTACTTCCGGACGAAATCGTCGTTAACTGTTTAGCCCGGATCTCGCGGTCGTACTACCCGACGCTCTCAGGCGTTTCAAAAAGCTTCCGCTCGATTCTCTCTTCCACCGAGCTCTACGCAGCCAGATCTCATCTCGGAAACACCGAGCAGTGTCTCTATGTCGGTCTACGGGATCTCGAAAGTTCTCAATGGTTTACACTCTCGGTTAACCCTAATGGAACCTTGCCAGACTCCATTGTTAAGacgaggagaaagaagaagaagaagaagacaactgAACAGTTGTTGGTTCCGATTACCTCTTCTAATCTTCCTTCTCGGTCAGGTTCCACCGTCGTCGGCTCAGAGCTTTATATCATCGGCGGACTAGTGGATAAAGGACCGTCCTCTGCTGTGAGGGTCCTCAACTGTGGTAGTCACACTTGGCGCGATGCACCTAGCATGAATGTAGCCCGGAGAAATGCATCCACTTATGTCTACAATGGGAAAATCTATGTAATGGGAGGGTGCCAAGGACTAGAGGACGAATCATGGGCTGAGGTGTTCGATACAAAGACTCAAGTTTGGGAACGCCTCCCTGATCCGGGTTCTGAGATTCGCAAGTGTTTCATTTACAAAATTGCAGAGATCCAAGGAAAAATTAACTTTGGCAATTACGAGGAGATGTATGCTTATGACACGAAGCTATGCAAATGGGAAAGCTGTGTACGTGACAAATTTGCAACTGTTTTGAGGTTAGATTGTATAATTGAGAATGTATCCTACTCCTTTGGATCCAATTATCGATTTGGATTCggtgatttttttcttcaccgCGCGTTCCAGTGGTTTGATGAAAAAGAGGGTTCTTGGAGAAAGATGAAAGGGTTAAAATCACTAGTAAGGAAGTACTTGACGAATGGTGGCTCAAGTG GAAGATTTGGGGGGCGGTAA
- the LOC104731569 gene encoding F-box/kelch-repeat protein At4g19865-like isoform X1, translating into MNLQVEPPEMKINNSSPPSFSLLPDEIVVNCLARISRSYYPTLSGVSKSFRSILSSTELYAARSHLGNTEQCLYVGLRDLESSQWFTLSVNPNGTLPDSIVKTRRKKKKKKTTEQLLVPITSSNLPSRSGSTVVGSELYIIGGLVDKGPSSAVRVLNCGSHTWRDAPSMNVARRNASTYVYNGKIYVMGGCQGLEDESWAEVFDTKTQVWERLPDPGSEIRKCFIYKIAEIQGKINFGNYEEMYAYDTKLCKWESCVRDKFATVLRLDCIIENVSYSFGSNYRFGFGDFFLHRAFQWFDEKEGSWRKMKGLKSLVRKYLTNGGSSGNTFKLVSCGGKLIFLWEGYMEFNLNNRKIWGAVIVVEKRDGGDVWGNVEWVDVVHTVPISCYLSECLVVSV; encoded by the coding sequence ATGAACCTACAAGTGGAACCACCAGAGATGAAGATTAATAACTCGTCGCCACCGTCGTTTTCTCTACTTCCGGACGAAATCGTCGTTAACTGTTTAGCCCGGATCTCGCGGTCGTACTACCCGACGCTCTCAGGCGTTTCAAAAAGCTTCCGCTCGATTCTCTCTTCCACCGAGCTCTACGCAGCCAGATCTCATCTCGGAAACACCGAGCAGTGTCTCTATGTCGGTCTACGGGATCTCGAAAGTTCTCAATGGTTTACACTCTCGGTTAACCCTAATGGAACCTTGCCAGACTCCATTGTTAAGacgaggagaaagaagaagaagaagaagacaactgAACAGTTGTTGGTTCCGATTACCTCTTCTAATCTTCCTTCTCGGTCAGGTTCCACCGTCGTCGGCTCAGAGCTTTATATCATCGGCGGACTAGTGGATAAAGGACCGTCCTCTGCTGTGAGGGTCCTCAACTGTGGTAGTCACACTTGGCGCGATGCACCTAGCATGAATGTAGCCCGGAGAAATGCATCCACTTATGTCTACAATGGGAAAATCTATGTAATGGGAGGGTGCCAAGGACTAGAGGACGAATCATGGGCTGAGGTGTTCGATACAAAGACTCAAGTTTGGGAACGCCTCCCTGATCCGGGTTCTGAGATTCGCAAGTGTTTCATTTACAAAATTGCAGAGATCCAAGGAAAAATTAACTTTGGCAATTACGAGGAGATGTATGCTTATGACACGAAGCTATGCAAATGGGAAAGCTGTGTACGTGACAAATTTGCAACTGTTTTGAGGTTAGATTGTATAATTGAGAATGTATCCTACTCCTTTGGATCCAATTATCGATTTGGATTCggtgatttttttcttcaccgCGCGTTCCAGTGGTTTGATGAAAAAGAGGGTTCTTGGAGAAAGATGAAAGGGTTAAAATCACTAGTAAGGAAGTACTTGACGAATGGTGGCTCAAGTGGTAATACGTTTAAACTAGTTAGCTGTGGTGGGAAACTCATATTTTTATGGGAAGGTTATATGGAGTTTAATCTTAATAATAGGAAGATTTGGGGGGCGGTAATCGTGGTAGAAAAGCGTGATGGAGGTGACGTTTGGGGAAATGTTGAGTGGGTTGATGTTGTGCACACCGTCCCTATATCATGTTATCTCTCTGAGTGTCTCGTTGTTTCGGTTTGA